In a single window of the Streptomyces sp. NBC_00353 genome:
- a CDS encoding thiamine pyrophosphate-dependent dehydrogenase E1 component subunit alpha, with protein sequence MTSHQPAEIGDLAAMQRIRSFEEKTRELSLARQIIGSVHLSIGQEAIPVGACAVLQPQDAVFATYRGHGWALARGVPLAPSFAELLGRSTGLNGGRGGSPYFSAPQYGFFGENSIVGAGAPIAVGAALAARYDGSGRVAVVSFGDGATNQGAMHEAMNFAAAFSLPVVFVCENNTYSELTPIAEMVGEPELWRRAAGYGMPGSRIDGNSVTTVRDAMAAAVDRARAGEGPSFIEAMTERLVGHYIGDVEHYRPAGEVASAWQREPIGRLERELVAQGVTEAVCRAAVQQAADEVERAVAEALAAPLASAEDVKEHLYA encoded by the coding sequence ATGACTTCACACCAGCCGGCTGAGATCGGTGATCTGGCGGCGATGCAGCGTATTCGCAGCTTCGAGGAGAAGACACGGGAGCTGAGTCTGGCTCGCCAGATCATCGGATCCGTGCATCTGTCCATCGGCCAGGAGGCCATCCCCGTGGGCGCCTGTGCTGTGTTGCAGCCGCAGGACGCCGTCTTCGCCACCTACCGCGGACACGGTTGGGCGCTGGCCCGCGGAGTACCGCTGGCGCCCAGCTTCGCCGAGCTGTTGGGGAGGAGCACCGGTCTCAACGGCGGCCGAGGTGGCTCGCCCTACTTCTCAGCTCCGCAGTACGGATTCTTCGGTGAGAACTCCATCGTCGGAGCCGGCGCCCCGATCGCGGTCGGTGCCGCGCTGGCCGCCCGGTACGACGGGTCGGGCCGCGTGGCGGTGGTGTCCTTCGGGGACGGCGCCACCAACCAGGGTGCGATGCACGAAGCCATGAACTTCGCCGCGGCGTTCTCACTCCCGGTGGTCTTCGTCTGCGAGAACAACACCTACTCGGAGCTGACGCCCATCGCGGAGATGGTCGGTGAACCCGAACTATGGCGTCGAGCGGCGGGCTACGGCATGCCCGGCTCCCGGATCGACGGCAACAGTGTGACCACCGTACGCGACGCGATGGCCGCCGCGGTGGACCGAGCCCGCGCCGGTGAGGGGCCAAGCTTCATCGAGGCGATGACGGAGCGTCTGGTCGGCCACTACATCGGCGATGTCGAGCACTACCGGCCCGCCGGTGAGGTGGCCAGTGCCTGGCAGCGCGAACCGATCGGGCGGCTGGAGCGGGAGTTGGTGGCCCAGGGTGTGACCGAGGCCGTCTGCCGGGCGGCTGTTCAACAGGCGGCCGACGAGGTCGAACGGGCCGTGGCCGAGGCGCTGGCGGCGCCTTTGGCTTCTGCGGAGGACGTGAAGGAGCACTTGTATGCCTGA
- a CDS encoding sugar ABC transporter substrate-binding protein: MNRYGRSLRHRVVLAGVTALALATTAACSVSTNTADKAPSAAAKTKSGSLTIGLANQQESVTFPAAIAKGAEAKAAELGVKLVDMDSQGDQAKQASQVQDLIAQKVDGILLTPLSPGPAQALVDQATAAGIPVGTVHGYVGADRKVEVPYAKLKFVLDENELGAGGTAGELALKALPGGGKVAVITGAAGFVENTTRVTKFKAALGGAGADKYTIVATQPGNWTKQDGQSACQNILAANPGIGLFYAISDDMAVGCAAAVKSAGSKAKIIGIGGSKGGIAAIKSGDLYGTVCYKPYDEGAMAVQMMHDALTGKLTGAPKTTFYNTPGVTAANVSSCTPQW; the protein is encoded by the coding sequence ATGAACAGATATGGAAGATCACTGCGCCACCGGGTAGTGCTCGCCGGGGTGACGGCTCTTGCCCTCGCCACGACCGCAGCCTGCAGCGTGTCGACGAACACCGCCGACAAGGCGCCGTCCGCCGCCGCCAAAACCAAGAGCGGTTCGCTGACGATCGGTCTGGCCAACCAGCAGGAATCGGTGACCTTCCCGGCTGCTATCGCCAAGGGTGCTGAGGCGAAGGCCGCCGAGCTGGGGGTGAAGCTGGTCGACATGGACTCGCAGGGCGACCAGGCCAAGCAGGCGAGCCAGGTCCAGGACCTCATAGCGCAGAAGGTCGACGGCATCCTGCTGACGCCGCTCTCGCCCGGCCCGGCTCAGGCGCTGGTGGACCAGGCGACCGCAGCCGGGATCCCCGTCGGCACCGTGCACGGCTACGTGGGGGCTGATCGCAAGGTTGAAGTTCCCTACGCCAAGCTGAAGTTCGTGCTGGACGAAAATGAGCTGGGCGCCGGAGGCACGGCCGGGGAACTGGCACTCAAGGCCCTGCCCGGCGGAGGCAAGGTCGCGGTTATCACCGGCGCGGCCGGATTCGTGGAGAACACCACCCGGGTCACCAAGTTCAAGGCCGCCCTCGGCGGCGCCGGCGCGGACAAGTACACGATCGTCGCGACTCAGCCAGGCAACTGGACCAAGCAGGACGGTCAGTCCGCCTGCCAGAACATCCTGGCTGCCAACCCCGGAATCGGTCTGTTCTACGCCATCTCCGACGACATGGCCGTGGGCTGCGCCGCCGCGGTGAAGTCGGCCGGCTCCAAGGCGAAGATCATAGGCATCGGCGGTTCGAAAGGCGGCATCGCGGCGATCAAGTCTGGCGACCTGTACGGGACGGTCTGCTACAAGCCCTATGACGAGGGCGCCATGGCAGTGCAGATGATGCACGACGCACTGACCGGCAAGCTCACCGGTGCGCCGAAGACCACCTTCTACAACACCCCGGGCGTCACCGCCGCCAACGTCTCCAGCTGCACCCCGCAGTGGTGA
- a CDS encoding sugar ABC transporter ATP-binding protein — MTDRRSAPPPVLAITDVHKIYPSGTHALRGVSVKVRPGTVHGLIGANGAGKSTLIKIMSGVQTATSGTVAWRGEPVTWTSPAHALSAGLAAVHQHTPLVEVMTVLDNVFLGRHDSARWDAAARADELTALCERIGYHLDATATIGQLSVGARQMVSILQALARDPQLVLLDEPTAALSPTEREVLFRTVRRLRDQGTTFVYVSHFLDEVLELTDHITVLRDGKVVVDTETAASGKDQLITAIVGERLARLEEARLEEQPPPAACMRGEPLLTVEGLCSPGRFGPVNLNIHAGEVVGLAGLLGSGRTELLEGIFGADPAACGSIRVAGRALRKPSPRTAVRRGLALVPEDRSRQGLLPDWEIWRNISLPYLASMSRYRQLPERRRERDLATRAIADLRIAAPSPEARVSELSGGNAQKVVFSKWLYGPARIFLLDEPCAGVDVGAKADIIQLVRRLAAAGNAVLIVASEFEELLSACDRVLVMRRGELIAEREALHTNLHELTALASGL, encoded by the coding sequence ATGACCGATCGCCGCAGCGCCCCTCCGCCGGTACTCGCTATCACCGACGTGCACAAGATCTACCCCAGTGGCACCCATGCCCTGCGAGGGGTCTCCGTCAAGGTGCGCCCCGGCACCGTTCACGGCCTCATCGGCGCGAACGGCGCCGGCAAGTCGACGCTCATCAAGATCATGTCAGGGGTGCAGACCGCCACCAGCGGCACGGTCGCGTGGCGGGGCGAACCAGTGACCTGGACCAGCCCCGCCCACGCGCTGTCCGCCGGACTGGCGGCCGTCCACCAACACACCCCGCTGGTCGAGGTCATGACGGTGCTGGACAACGTCTTCCTTGGCCGGCACGACTCCGCCCGATGGGACGCCGCTGCCCGCGCCGATGAGCTCACCGCACTGTGCGAGCGGATCGGCTACCACCTCGACGCCACCGCAACAATCGGCCAACTGTCGGTGGGCGCCCGGCAGATGGTCTCCATCCTGCAGGCACTGGCCCGCGATCCCCAGCTGGTCCTGCTCGACGAACCGACCGCAGCCTTGTCGCCCACCGAACGGGAGGTGCTCTTCCGTACGGTCCGCCGGCTACGTGACCAGGGCACCACCTTCGTCTATGTGTCCCACTTCCTCGACGAGGTCCTGGAGCTCACCGACCACATCACCGTGCTGCGGGACGGCAAGGTGGTAGTCGATACCGAGACCGCCGCGAGCGGCAAGGACCAACTGATCACCGCGATCGTGGGGGAGAGGCTGGCTCGGCTGGAGGAGGCCCGGCTGGAGGAGCAGCCGCCGCCCGCCGCCTGCATGCGGGGCGAGCCGCTGCTCACCGTGGAGGGGCTTTGCTCACCAGGACGTTTCGGACCGGTGAACCTGAACATCCATGCCGGCGAGGTTGTGGGTCTGGCCGGACTGCTGGGCAGCGGTCGCACCGAACTGCTCGAAGGGATATTCGGTGCCGACCCGGCGGCCTGCGGCAGCATCCGGGTGGCCGGGCGCGCCCTGCGTAAACCCTCACCGCGTACCGCAGTGCGCCGAGGTCTCGCACTCGTTCCCGAGGATCGCTCGCGTCAGGGGCTCCTGCCCGACTGGGAGATATGGCGCAACATCTCCCTGCCATACCTGGCGAGCATGTCGCGGTACAGGCAGCTGCCGGAACGTCGTCGTGAACGAGACCTCGCCACGCGTGCGATCGCAGATCTGCGCATCGCCGCCCCGTCGCCGGAGGCCCGGGTCAGTGAGCTCAGCGGGGGTAACGCGCAGAAGGTCGTCTTCTCCAAGTGGCTCTACGGCCCAGCCCGGATCTTCTTGCTCGACGAACCCTGCGCCGGGGTCGACGTCGGCGCCAAGGCCGACATTATCCAGCTCGTCCGGCGTCTCGCGGCGGCCGGGAACGCGGTGCTCATCGTGGCCTCGGAGTTCGAGGAACTGCTGAGCGCATGTGACCGCGTACTGGTGATGCGCCGTGGAGAACTGATCGCCGAGCGCGAGGCACTCCACACGAACCTGCACGAACTCACCGCTCTCGCCAGCGGACTGTAA
- a CDS encoding alpha-ketoacid dehydrogenase subunit beta, translating into MPETVKLRFGEAVNAALRRAMETWPEALLYGEDVAKPGGVFGVTRRLRNDFGERVFDTPISESAIIGSAVGAAMMGRRPIVEIMWIDFTLVGIDQVINQAANVRYVSNGALSAPLTIRTQQGATPGSCAQHSQSLEALFAHVPGLRVCLPSTPQDAYDLLLSAVACDDPTLVIEARGLYAGEREEVVIGGPIAPVGGSRHRQHGSDLTMVTWGATARTAAQAAQALAAEGISTDLIETVWLNPFDTDAVLSSVERTGRLLVVHEANVTGGFGAEVIARVAESGVALRAAPGRLGLPDLRVPAAPHLSAAVLPTADRITDAARRIVAGTPVFCR; encoded by the coding sequence ATGCCTGAGACGGTGAAGTTGAGGTTCGGCGAAGCGGTCAACGCGGCACTGCGAAGGGCCATGGAGACTTGGCCCGAGGCACTGCTGTACGGCGAGGACGTGGCTAAGCCCGGCGGCGTCTTCGGCGTCACCAGGCGGTTGCGCAATGACTTCGGTGAGCGCGTCTTCGACACTCCGATCAGCGAGAGCGCCATCATAGGTTCCGCGGTCGGTGCGGCGATGATGGGCCGACGGCCGATCGTCGAGATCATGTGGATCGACTTCACCCTGGTGGGCATCGACCAGGTGATCAATCAGGCTGCGAACGTGAGGTATGTGTCGAACGGAGCGCTCAGCGCCCCGCTGACCATCCGGACCCAGCAAGGCGCCACGCCCGGCTCGTGCGCGCAGCACTCGCAGTCGCTTGAGGCCCTGTTCGCTCACGTTCCGGGGCTGCGGGTCTGCCTGCCCTCGACCCCGCAGGACGCCTACGACCTGCTGCTGTCTGCCGTGGCGTGTGACGACCCCACCTTGGTCATCGAGGCCCGGGGCCTTTACGCCGGAGAGCGGGAAGAGGTCGTCATCGGTGGCCCGATCGCTCCCGTCGGCGGCAGTCGGCACCGGCAGCACGGATCCGATCTCACCATGGTGACCTGGGGCGCGACGGCAAGGACGGCAGCCCAGGCGGCCCAAGCCCTGGCCGCGGAGGGCATCAGCACCGATCTCATCGAAACCGTCTGGCTGAACCCCTTCGACACCGACGCGGTGCTCAGCAGCGTCGAGCGAACCGGCCGGCTTCTGGTGGTTCACGAGGCCAATGTCACCGGTGGCTTCGGGGCCGAAGTGATCGCCCGGGTCGCCGAATCAGGCGTCGCACTGCGGGCCGCTCCGGGCCGACTGGGCCTGCCCGATCTGCGGGTGCCCGCGGCTCCCCATCTGTCGGCCGCGGTCCTGCCCACCGCCGACCGGATCACCGACGCGGCCCGCCGGATCGTTGCCGGCACCCCCGTTTTTTGCCGCTAG